GAAGTGCCTGATCCGAGAAAGGGCCTCAGCGGCCGCCTTTCTGCCCATCATGAGGCCTTCTCCGCAAAGGGCCGTTCCGACTCCCGCCTCGAAATACCGGGTCATTCAACACTCCTGAAAGGCATAGGGACAATTATCTCCCAATTAATGGACATGCATGGTTTCCATTATAAATAGCACATTTTCACAATCCCAGGCGCCTACCTGTGTATTTCCCGCGCAGAAGGCGGATCAGCCTCACCCCACGGTCATTAAATGAAGCCTGTCTCCGTCATGGAAGGGCACATCCATGCGCTCACCATAGGACAGGTATTTTGCACAATTGGCGACCCCCCCCTTTTCTTTAAATTCCATGTGGATTTCCCCGTACCTGTCAAGAATGGCCTTTTTATCCCTGGCCCGGACCTTTTTGCCTGGCCGTTTATCATGTCGCGTAGAGTCGATCCTAAGGAATTAAAATTCCAGGTTTTTTTCTTGTTTATGATCTTGTAAAGTTGAGGCATTTTTCTGTTTTAACCGCGGTTCGGGATATGAGGATCATTTGTTGAAGGTCCGGGTGCAACTTGTCAAAATTATGATTGTCTCCCCTTACATTGTCAATGTTCCATACCTTTTATTCCCTTTTGAGCTAAAGTGAAATTCTACGTCCCGGAAATGTGGCAACCAGCAGAATGATCCGCAGGAGTAGGGAGCGGGAGGATGCAAGAGGCCCATTCACATATGGAAATCAAAGTGCGCGGCTTTGCAGACCGGCTTATCCATTTCCTGGAAGGGATTTCCTTTGACGATCTCCGCAAAAGTGGGGTAAAAAAAGGTCGTACTTTTATGGGCCGCATGGGACGAGACCTTTGAAAAACGCCCTCTTTTGCCCAATCTCGGCGCCTGCCTGTGCCGGGCCTATCTGCCGTTCCAACGGGACAGGCAGGCACGGCAGACAGGTCAGGCTCAAACCGGGGACCCACCCGTTGGGTGGGGAGTCGTCCGGACAAATTTTAATCCTCGAAATACTCCAATGTATGGATGCCTGTCCCGCTTGGTATACCAAGCGGGGCGGTTAAAATTTTCGCCTTTCTTGACCCTTGGACAAAATTGAACATTTTTCAAAGGTCTCGGAACCTGATGTGGTTTGGGTGGCCCCTGCTATTAAGGCCGTACCTGGAAACCGGAAAAGCCAAAGGAGGAAAAAAATGACTGAGATGCTGTGGAAGCCGTCGGAAGAAAGGGTCCGGGCGAGCAACATGTATAGATTCATCCGGTTCGTCAACGAAAAATACAGCCGGGATTTTTCCGACTATGACGCCCTGTACCGCTGGTCGGTCGAAAACATCCCGGAGTTTTGGTCGGCGATGTGGGAATTCGGAGATATCAAGGCGTCACAGCCCTACGATGTGGTTGTCGACGACTTGACCCGGATGCCCGGGGCCCGGTGGTTCCAGGGGGCCAGGCTCAACTTTGCAGAGAACCTTCTTCGTTACAGGGATGATGAAACGGCCCTGATTTTCAAGGGGGAAGGGCGTGACACCACCAGGATGACTTACGCCCAGGTTTACGATGCCGTAGCCCGGGCGGCCCATTCCCTGAGAGCGCTGGATATACGGCCCGGCGAAAGGGTGGTGGGGTTCATGCCCAATATGCCGGAGACTGTCATTGGAATGCTGGCGGCAACGAGCCTGGGAGCGACATGGTCTTCTTGCTCTCCGGATTTCGGGATTAAGGGAGTGCTGGACCGCTTCGGACAGATCAAGCCCCGGGTCCTTTTTACCGCCGACGGTTACGCTTTCAAGGGCAGGACCTTTGATTCCCTCGAAAAAGTCTCCGGGATCCTTCGAGAGCTTCCCTCGATCGAGAAGGTTGTGGTGGTTCCTTATATCAATGAGACCCCTGACCTTTCCTCCATACCGAACGGCGTTCTTTACAAGGACTTCATTTCCTCTGAATCGGGCCTCGAGATTCGGTTCGAACAGCTCCCCTTCGAACATCCCCTCTATATCATGTACTCCTCCGGGACCACCGGGTTGCCCAAGTGCATGGTGCAGAGCGCCGGGGGTATCCTTATCAATCATCTAAAGGAATTGTTGCTCCACACGGATCTCAAGCGCGAGGATACGATTTTTTACTTCACCACTTGCGGGTGGATGATGTGGAACTGGCTGGTATCGTCCCTGGCCGTCGGGGCCAAGATCGTCCTCTTTGACGGCAACCCCTTTCACCCCGCTCCGGGCACTTTATGGGAGATGGCTCAGGACGAAAAGATCACGATCTTCGGGACCAGTGCGGCCTATCTTAACGCAATCGAGAATGCGGGCGTGCGGCCCGGCAAAGAGTATGACCTTTCTCCCCTCAGAACGGTGCTTTCCACCGGATCGCCCCTTTCCATCGAGGGATTCAAGTTCGTGTACAGGGACGTCAAGGAGGATGTGCAACTTTCATCCATTTCGGGGGGAACGGATATCAATGGTTGTTTCGCCCTCGGCAATCCCATGGGACCGGTTTATGCCGGGGAACTCCAGTGCAGGGGTTTGGGCATGAAGGTGGAGGCCTTTGACAATGGGGGGAACCCGGTCCTTAACCGGAAAGGGGAACTGGTGTGCACGGCCCCGGCCCCTTCCATGCCCATCTATTTCTGGGACGACCCGGATTACAAGAAGTATAAGTCCGCTTACTTCGACGTGTACCCCAATGTCTGGCGTCACGGAGACTTCATCGAGATCAATGACCGGGGAGGGGTGGTGATCTACGGACGGTCCGATGCCACCTTGAACCCGGGCGGGGTCCGGATCGGTACGGCGGACATATACCGTCAG
The genomic region above belongs to Deltaproteobacteria bacterium and contains:
- a CDS encoding acetoacetate--CoA ligase; protein product: MTEMLWKPSEERVRASNMYRFIRFVNEKYSRDFSDYDALYRWSVENIPEFWSAMWEFGDIKASQPYDVVVDDLTRMPGARWFQGARLNFAENLLRYRDDETALIFKGEGRDTTRMTYAQVYDAVARAAHSLRALDIRPGERVVGFMPNMPETVIGMLAATSLGATWSSCSPDFGIKGVLDRFGQIKPRVLFTADGYAFKGRTFDSLEKVSGILRELPSIEKVVVVPYINETPDLSSIPNGVLYKDFISSESGLEIRFEQLPFEHPLYIMYSSGTTGLPKCMVQSAGGILINHLKELLLHTDLKREDTIFYFTTCGWMMWNWLVSSLAVGAKIVLFDGNPFHPAPGTLWEMAQDEKITIFGTSAAYLNAIENAGVRPGKEYDLSPLRTVLSTGSPLSIEGFKFVYRDVKEDVQLSSISGGTDINGCFALGNPMGPVYAGELQCRGLGMKVEAFDNGGNPVLNRKGELVCTAPAPSMPIYFWDDPDYKKYKSAYFDVYPNVWRHGDFIEINDRGGVVIYGRSDATLNPGGVRIGTADIYRQVEAFEEVEDSVVIGQEWKKDIRVVLFVKMAQGRELTEELKNRIRKAIRENASPRHVPAKIIAVPDIPYTLNMKKVELAVKKIVQGEEVLNRDALRNPECLDFYANIKELRED